In one Arenibacter antarcticus genomic region, the following are encoded:
- the argH gene encoding argininosuccinate lyase, whose translation MKLWDKGFSTDKKIDHFTVGNDRELDLLLAKYDVIASKAHAKMLGKIGLLTSKETNDLVRELDNIAKTIEKGKFVIEDSFEDMHSKIEYVLTEKLGDTGKKIHTARSRNDQVLVAMHLYLKAELTEIKGEVKVLFDLLLNLADKYKSVLIPGYTHLQIAMPSSFGLWFSAYAESLVDDLYFVDAAFKVADQNPLGSAAGYGSSFPIDRDFTTAEMGFETMKYNVVAAQMGRGKVEKAAAFGMSNIAATLSKMAMDICLYMSQNFNFISFPDELTTGSSIMPHKKNPDVFELVRGKCNRLQAVPNQLILITNNLPSGYHRDLQLVKEVIVPAIQDLKACLEILTFSLREIRVNEAILEDPKYDYLFSVDTLNELVLSGVPFRDAYKKMGKEINEGTFSPKRDIKHTHKGSLGNLCLAEIRKKMEKIA comes from the coding sequence ATGAAACTTTGGGACAAAGGCTTTAGCACGGACAAAAAAATAGATCATTTTACAGTTGGGAACGATAGGGAATTAGACCTACTCCTAGCCAAATACGATGTAATTGCCTCCAAGGCGCATGCCAAGATGTTGGGGAAAATTGGGCTCCTTACTTCCAAGGAAACAAATGACTTGGTGAGGGAGCTAGATAATATCGCAAAAACAATTGAGAAAGGTAAATTTGTGATCGAAGACAGTTTTGAGGATATGCATTCTAAAATTGAGTATGTATTGACTGAGAAATTGGGCGATACTGGCAAGAAAATACATACCGCAAGGTCTAGGAACGATCAGGTTCTAGTAGCCATGCACCTCTACCTTAAAGCCGAACTTACTGAAATAAAGGGCGAGGTAAAGGTCCTTTTTGATTTGCTGTTAAATTTGGCTGATAAATACAAATCTGTACTCATACCGGGCTACACTCACTTACAGATTGCTATGCCCTCCTCTTTTGGACTGTGGTTTTCCGCCTATGCGGAGAGTTTGGTAGATGATCTATACTTTGTGGATGCTGCCTTTAAGGTGGCAGACCAGAATCCGTTGGGAAGTGCTGCAGGATATGGCAGTTCTTTTCCTATAGACCGTGATTTTACCACAGCGGAAATGGGCTTCGAAACTATGAAATACAATGTGGTGGCCGCCCAGATGGGACGCGGGAAGGTAGAAAAAGCAGCAGCATTCGGAATGAGTAATATTGCAGCGACTCTTTCTAAAATGGCCATGGATATCTGCCTATATATGAGCCAAAATTTTAATTTTATTTCCTTTCCAGACGAGCTTACCACAGGAAGCAGCATTATGCCGCACAAGAAAAATCCGGATGTTTTTGAACTCGTTCGTGGAAAGTGCAATAGACTACAGGCGGTACCCAACCAATTAATCCTTATCACCAACAACCTGCCTAGTGGGTATCACCGGGATCTACAATTAGTGAAAGAAGTAATTGTTCCCGCTATTCAGGACCTGAAAGCCTGTTTGGAAATACTCACCTTTAGCTTGCGGGAGATCCGTGTAAACGAAGCTATTTTGGAAGACCCCAAATACGATTATCTCTTCAGCGTGGATACGTTGAACGAATTGGTATTGAGTGGTGTGCCGTTTAGAGATGCCTATAAAAAGATGGGAAAAGAGATCAACGAAGGAACCTTTTCCCCAAAAAGGGATATAAAACACACGCATAAGGGAAGTTTAGGGAATTTGTGCTTGGCAGAGATCCGAAAGAAAATGGAGAAAATTGCTTAG
- a CDS encoding mevalonate kinase, whose translation MKGPLFYSKILLFGEYGIIKDSKGLSIPYNFFKGALKSPDKDSEQAKKSNASLKEFAEYLEQVQQENTSLVRFNLEALKNDLATGMYFDSSIPQGYGVGSSGALVAAIYDKYGLDKITVLENLTREKLLKLKSIFSKMESFYHGNSSGLDPLNSYLSLPILINSRDNIESTSIPSQNFDGKGAVFLLDSGSIGETAPMVHLFMEQMKHEGFRSMLKDQFIKHTDACVEDFITGNIKSLFGNLKQLSNVVLDNFKPMIPVEFHKLWKQGLESNDYYLKLCGSGGGGYILGFTEDIQKTRKILKDYNLEVVYNF comes from the coding sequence ATGAAAGGACCGCTATTTTATTCTAAAATTCTACTTTTTGGGGAGTATGGAATCATTAAGGATTCCAAAGGACTCTCCATACCTTATAATTTTTTTAAAGGTGCCCTAAAATCACCGGATAAAGATTCTGAGCAGGCTAAGAAATCCAATGCCAGTCTTAAAGAGTTTGCGGAATATTTGGAGCAGGTGCAGCAAGAGAATACCTCTTTGGTACGTTTTAACTTGGAGGCTTTAAAGAATGACCTTGCCACGGGCATGTATTTTGATAGTTCTATCCCTCAAGGATATGGCGTGGGTAGTAGTGGTGCCTTAGTAGCCGCTATCTACGATAAATACGGTCTAGATAAAATTACGGTATTAGAAAATCTTACCCGGGAAAAACTATTGAAATTGAAGTCCATTTTCAGTAAAATGGAATCTTTTTATCATGGGAATTCTTCTGGTCTAGATCCTTTAAATAGTTATTTAAGCCTTCCGATTTTAATAAATTCTAGAGATAATATAGAGTCTACCAGTATTCCTTCGCAAAATTTTGATGGGAAGGGAGCTGTTTTTTTATTGGATAGTGGTAGCATTGGTGAGACTGCTCCAATGGTACATTTGTTTATGGAGCAAATGAAGCATGAAGGGTTTAGGTCCATGTTAAAAGACCAGTTTATAAAACATACCGATGCCTGTGTAGAGGATTTTATTACTGGCAATATTAAATCGCTCTTCGGAAACTTAAAGCAATTATCCAATGTAGTCCTAGATAATTTTAAGCCTATGATCCCCGTAGAATTCCATAAACTTTGGAAACAAGGGTTAGAGAGCAATGATTATTACCTAAAATTATGTGGTTCTGGTGGTGGTGGCTATATATTGGGTTTCACAGAGGATATCCAAAAAACCAGAAAAATATTAAAAGACTATAATTTAGAAGTAGTTTATAACTTCTAA
- a CDS encoding acetylornithine carbamoyltransferase → MQHYLSLKDIDSLPQWVEEAKSLKAAPLQHKALGAGKTICLLFFNNSLRTRLSTQKAAMNLGMEVIVMNFGSEGWALEYDDGTIMDQGTSEHIKEAAQVVAQYCDVVAIRAFATLTNKEQDEAEVVLNGFKKYAGIPVINMESSVGHPLQALADAITLSENNTKKRPKVVLSWAPHPKALPHAVANSFVEMMQLQDAEFVITHPKGYELNPEITKNSKIEYDQDKALEDADFVYVKNWSNYQDYGKVLHQDKNWTMTAKKLDKAKFMHCLPVRRNIVVADDVLDGEQSLVIEQANNRTYAAQIVLKKVLHGLES, encoded by the coding sequence ATGCAACATTATTTATCATTAAAAGACATCGACTCGCTTCCCCAATGGGTAGAGGAAGCAAAATCCTTAAAAGCGGCACCTTTGCAACACAAGGCCTTGGGAGCGGGCAAGACCATTTGCTTGTTATTTTTTAACAACAGCCTAAGAACCCGTCTTAGCACCCAAAAGGCGGCAATGAATCTTGGAATGGAAGTCATAGTGATGAATTTTGGCAGTGAAGGCTGGGCGTTGGAATATGACGATGGTACTATTATGGACCAAGGGACCTCAGAACATATAAAAGAAGCGGCACAGGTAGTGGCTCAATATTGCGATGTAGTAGCCATACGTGCTTTTGCCACCTTGACCAATAAGGAGCAGGATGAGGCCGAAGTGGTACTCAATGGCTTTAAAAAATACGCCGGAATCCCAGTAATCAATATGGAAAGTTCTGTTGGACATCCGCTACAGGCCTTAGCAGACGCCATTACGCTCTCGGAAAACAATACAAAAAAAAGACCTAAGGTGGTACTTTCCTGGGCCCCGCATCCCAAAGCTCTGCCCCATGCAGTAGCAAATTCATTTGTGGAAATGATGCAATTGCAGGATGCCGAGTTTGTTATTACCCATCCCAAGGGCTATGAACTAAACCCCGAAATTACCAAAAACTCAAAAATTGAATACGATCAGGACAAAGCCTTAGAGGATGCCGATTTTGTCTACGTAAAAAACTGGAGTAATTACCAAGATTATGGCAAGGTATTGCATCAGGATAAAAACTGGACCATGACTGCCAAGAAATTGGACAAGGCTAAATTTATGCACTGTTTACCGGTACGTCGAAATATAGTAGTCGCAGATGATGTATTAGACGGAGAGCAGTCCCTTGTCATAGAACAGGCCAACAACAGAACTTATGCTGCACAGATAGTGCTAAAGAAGGTATTACATGGCCTAGAAAGCTAA
- the argB gene encoding acetylglutamate kinase, with translation MKKKLSIIKIGGNILENEEELHTFLDVFSAMEGPKILVHGGGKMATQIAAKLGIESKMIGGRRITDTEELKVITMVYGGLANKNIVAQLQARGTNAIGLSGADGNTIRAVKRPVKEIDYGFAGDVEEVNTLAIYQLLQAEFTPVFCAITHDMHGQLLNTNADTIASEVAIGMSDAFETTLYYCFEKKGVLLDITNEDSVVKHLEPGNYQELLEKKIIADGMLPKLENCFYALHKNVGKVCIGDISMLAPKATLYTTITL, from the coding sequence ATGAAAAAAAAACTATCCATTATCAAAATTGGAGGTAACATACTAGAAAACGAAGAGGAACTACATACGTTTCTGGACGTCTTTTCGGCCATGGAAGGTCCAAAAATATTGGTTCATGGAGGAGGAAAAATGGCGACTCAAATTGCCGCAAAATTAGGGATAGAATCTAAAATGATCGGAGGCAGACGAATCACAGATACCGAAGAGTTAAAGGTTATCACTATGGTTTACGGGGGCCTCGCCAATAAAAACATCGTGGCTCAATTACAGGCCAGGGGCACCAATGCAATTGGATTGAGTGGTGCCGATGGCAATACCATCAGGGCGGTAAAACGTCCCGTAAAAGAAATCGATTACGGATTTGCCGGCGATGTGGAAGAAGTGAATACCCTAGCGATATATCAGTTACTACAAGCGGAATTTACTCCTGTATTCTGCGCTATCACCCACGACATGCACGGACAATTATTAAATACTAATGCAGATACCATAGCCTCGGAAGTGGCTATTGGGATGAGTGATGCTTTTGAAACCACCCTGTACTACTGCTTCGAAAAAAAAGGCGTATTGCTAGATATTACAAACGAGGATTCCGTAGTAAAACACTTGGAACCAGGAAACTATCAAGAATTACTAGAAAAGAAAATCATAGCAGATGGCATGCTTCCTAAATTGGAAAATTGCTTTTATGCACTTCATAAAAACGTAGGCAAGGTCTGCATAGGGGATATTAGCATGTTAGCTCCCAAAGCCACCTTATATACTACCATTACCTTATAA
- a CDS encoding pseudouridine synthase — MSRSDSNDDKKASGRQGGNFRKKSFSRGNAPLKKNNDAKPASDPNVMRLNRYVANSGVCSRRDADIYISAGNITVNGKPITEMGYKVKLTDEVKFDGRLLNPEKKEYVLLNKPKDFVTSAKDEHGRRTVSSLITHASKSKLLPIGKMDKTATGLLLFTNDGEMSKRLAKPKNGVRKIYHVELNKNLRGEDLQKIKDGIQIEESVVRVDDVSFIDNAPKREVGIELRSTRNKIVQRIFEELEYEVVKLDRVVYAGLTKKDLPRGHWRYLTDQEVINLGMIK; from the coding sequence ATGAGTAGGTCAGATTCAAATGACGATAAAAAGGCGTCTGGAAGGCAGGGAGGTAATTTTCGTAAGAAAAGTTTCTCCAGAGGAAATGCGCCACTAAAGAAAAATAACGATGCAAAGCCAGCCTCCGATCCCAATGTTATGAGGTTGAATCGATATGTGGCCAATTCTGGAGTATGTTCACGAAGGGATGCCGATATCTATATTTCCGCTGGTAATATTACAGTAAACGGCAAGCCTATCACAGAAATGGGGTACAAAGTAAAACTTACCGACGAGGTAAAGTTTGATGGACGCTTGTTAAATCCTGAGAAAAAGGAATATGTACTCCTAAACAAACCAAAGGATTTTGTGACTTCGGCAAAGGATGAACACGGGAGGAGAACCGTTTCCTCATTAATTACTCATGCCTCTAAATCCAAGCTACTTCCTATAGGGAAAATGGATAAGACCGCTACGGGACTGTTGTTGTTTACCAATGACGGGGAAATGTCTAAACGCCTTGCCAAACCAAAAAATGGAGTTAGGAAAATTTATCATGTAGAGCTCAATAAGAATCTTAGGGGAGAAGATCTTCAGAAAATTAAGGATGGTATACAGATAGAAGAGAGTGTGGTTCGGGTAGATGATGTTAGTTTTATAGACAATGCCCCAAAAAGGGAAGTTGGAATAGAGTTGAGAAGTACCCGTAATAAGATTGTACAACGTATTTTTGAAGAATTGGAATATGAGGTGGTCAAATTGGATAGAGTGGTTTATGCCGGACTCACCAAAAAGGACTTGCCGCGTGGACATTGGCGTTACCTTACTGATCAGGAGGTAATTAACCTTGGAATGATCAAGTAA
- a CDS encoding SMUG2 DNA glycosylase family protein, with the protein MNETLAIRIIRFNKDLNFSRKLFNGIQVMNPFKDNTEILTITDSFYHKFYDDTNKRKLIVGINPGRLGAGVTGIPFTDTKRLTDICNIGIASVISHEPSSVFIYEVIEAYGGVEKFYADYFINSMSPLGFIEKNAKGNWVNCNYYDYNQLFDQTRPFIISSLKKLIALGMDTTNCIVLGKKNAKYLKVINEKEKLFDTITVLDHPRYIVQYKSKEKEKYLTEYLKALC; encoded by the coding sequence ATGAACGAAACACTTGCAATAAGGATTATTAGGTTTAATAAGGACCTCAATTTTTCTAGGAAATTGTTTAATGGGATACAGGTGATGAATCCTTTTAAGGACAATACAGAAATCCTTACTATCACGGATTCCTTCTACCATAAATTCTATGACGATACCAATAAAAGGAAACTAATTGTAGGGATAAATCCGGGAAGATTGGGTGCTGGGGTGACAGGGATCCCGTTTACCGACACCAAAAGACTTACCGATATCTGTAATATAGGAATAGCCTCAGTTATCAGCCACGAGCCCTCCTCTGTTTTTATTTATGAGGTAATAGAAGCTTATGGGGGAGTGGAGAAATTTTATGCGGATTACTTTATAAACTCAATGTCTCCCCTTGGTTTTATCGAAAAAAATGCCAAAGGAAATTGGGTTAACTGTAATTACTACGACTATAATCAATTGTTTGACCAAACAAGGCCCTTTATAATATCGAGCTTAAAGAAACTTATTGCGTTGGGAATGGACACCACAAATTGCATCGTTTTAGGTAAGAAAAACGCAAAGTATTTGAAGGTTATCAATGAAAAGGAAAAATTATTTGATACTATCACGGTTTTGGACCATCCTCGTTATATAGTGCAGTACAAATCCAAAGAAAAAGAAAAATACTTGACGGAATACTTAAAGGCATTGTGTTAA
- a CDS encoding geranylgeranylglycerol-phosphate geranylgeranyltransferase — MLSRKNKLLLLKVLSLFSVIRGYNILMIVLAQYLASIYILAPNLPLREVVLDLNLFVIVVVSALVIAGGYIINNFYDAEKDLINKPRKSMLDRLVSQRTKLSTYFVLNFISVFLASYVSFKAVLFFSAYIFGIWFYSHKLKKLPFLGNFVSASLAIAPFFAVFVYYKNFEIGIFVHALFLFLLILAREMIKDLENIAGDLVQNYKTIPILYGVTFSKICITILIVLTLVPSLLLIEYFDVGYMYIYFIASIFFQIGFLILLIKANNKKHYVWLHIILKLIIIAGVFSILLIDIDLVLNRILR; from the coding sequence ATGCTTAGTAGAAAAAATAAGCTCTTGCTTTTAAAGGTTCTGAGCTTGTTTTCCGTTATTCGAGGTTACAATATCCTAATGATTGTTCTGGCCCAATACTTGGCCTCCATTTATATTCTTGCGCCCAATCTACCTCTTAGGGAAGTGGTTTTGGATTTAAATCTCTTTGTTATTGTAGTTGTTTCCGCGCTGGTGATTGCTGGCGGTTATATCATCAACAATTTCTACGATGCGGAAAAGGACTTGATCAATAAGCCAAGGAAGAGTATGTTAGATCGATTGGTGAGCCAGCGAACCAAACTCTCCACCTATTTTGTGCTGAATTTTATCTCCGTTTTTTTGGCGAGCTACGTGTCCTTTAAAGCAGTATTGTTTTTCTCTGCTTATATTTTCGGAATTTGGTTCTATTCCCACAAACTAAAAAAGTTGCCTTTCTTAGGGAATTTTGTTTCTGCTTCTTTAGCAATTGCCCCATTTTTCGCTGTTTTTGTATATTATAAAAATTTTGAGATCGGGATCTTTGTACATGCGCTATTTCTGTTCTTATTGATTTTGGCCCGTGAAATGATTAAGGATTTGGAGAATATAGCTGGGGATCTGGTCCAAAACTATAAGACCATTCCCATTTTGTACGGAGTGACCTTTTCTAAAATTTGCATCACCATCCTTATTGTGCTTACTTTGGTGCCATCACTCCTGTTGATCGAATATTTTGATGTGGGTTATATGTATATTTATTTTATTGCAAGTATCTTTTTTCAGATCGGATTTCTGATTTTGTTGATCAAGGCAAATAATAAAAAACATTATGTTTGGCTGCATATCATCCTTAAATTGATCATAATTGCTGGAGTTTTCAGTATTTTGTTGATCGATATAGACCTCGTTTTAAATAGAATTCTACGCTAA
- a CDS encoding diphosphomevalonate/mevalonate 3,5-bisphosphate decarboxylase family protein, whose translation MMEKNFIPVNCTSPVVDGMVTYKSPSNIALIKYWGKKENQVPANPSISFTLDSCATTTSLKYTKLDVPSEDFSFELFFGGKPKPDFKPKIQTFLTRVAPYLPFLKSYHFVIETSNSFPHSSGIASSASGMSALALCLMHIEKQLNPDMEVAFFNTKASFLARLGSGSASRSIKGPLMQWGQHQNTEGSSDFYAIEYPYKVHQVFEGFQDTILLVDKGQKQVSSTVGHNLMHNHPFAERRFEQAHDNLTELQKVLADGDLTNFVKIVESEALTLHAMMMSSLPYFMLMKPNTLQIINKIWEFRATSKLHICFTLDAGANVHVLYPASEKELILQFIKDELVAYCENQQYICDQIGDGAVAF comes from the coding sequence ATGATGGAAAAAAACTTTATTCCGGTGAACTGTACAAGCCCCGTAGTAGATGGAATGGTAACTTATAAATCTCCCAGTAATATTGCTTTGATAAAATATTGGGGAAAAAAGGAAAATCAGGTGCCAGCCAATCCTTCCATCAGTTTTACTTTGGACTCCTGTGCCACAACAACAAGCCTTAAATACACTAAGTTAGATGTGCCAAGTGAAGATTTTTCCTTTGAGCTGTTTTTTGGTGGGAAGCCCAAGCCCGATTTTAAGCCCAAGATTCAAACCTTTTTGACTCGAGTAGCACCTTATTTGCCATTTTTAAAGTCCTATCATTTTGTTATAGAAACTTCTAATTCTTTTCCCCACAGCAGCGGGATTGCCTCTTCGGCTAGTGGTATGTCTGCTCTAGCACTTTGCTTAATGCATATTGAAAAGCAGTTAAATCCAGATATGGAGGTGGCGTTTTTTAATACAAAGGCCTCTTTTTTGGCTAGATTGGGTTCCGGAAGTGCTTCCAGAAGTATAAAAGGGCCTTTAATGCAATGGGGTCAGCACCAGAATACAGAGGGTAGCTCGGACTTTTATGCCATTGAATATCCCTATAAGGTGCACCAGGTATTTGAAGGTTTTCAGGACACCATCCTTTTGGTAGATAAGGGGCAAAAACAGGTTAGTAGTACTGTTGGGCATAATTTAATGCACAACCACCCCTTTGCAGAGAGACGATTTGAGCAAGCGCATGATAACTTAACCGAATTACAAAAGGTCCTCGCTGATGGTGATCTTACCAATTTCGTAAAAATTGTGGAGAGCGAGGCACTTACCCTTCATGCCATGATGATGAGTAGTTTACCGTATTTTATGTTGATGAAACCGAATACTTTACAAATTATCAATAAGATTTGGGAATTTAGGGCTACTAGTAAATTGCACATCTGCTTTACTTTAGACGCTGGGGCCAATGTACATGTGTTGTATCCGGCATCTGAAAAAGAATTGATTTTGCAATTTATTAAGGATGAGTTGGTTGCGTATTGTGAAAACCAGCAGTATATTTGCGATCAAATTGGGGATGGTGCTGTTGCGTTTTGA
- a CDS encoding M20 family metallo-hydrolase: MDQKQRTEKAIELLQQLISIQSFSSEEDKTADTIEKWLSSFNIPFKRVKNNVYAVNKHYDDNKPNLLLNSHHDTVKPNSAYTKDPYLPHVEDGKLFGLGSNDAGGCLVSLLATFTHFYEVENLSHNIIIVASAEEESSGPNGLNSMLPLLPKIELAIVGEPTLMQLAIAEKGLVVFDGKVSGTPSHAAHPNNNNAIYNTIEVLQWFKNYSFPKISEVLGEVKLTVTQIKAGNQHNVVPGHVDLVIDVRVNDCYSNKEIADILTKEAPCEMVPRSLRLNSSSIDKDHPLIQSGLALGRETYGSPTLSDQACLYCQSLKLGPGDSTRSHSADEFIYIREIEEGIDLYIKILEGFLLNK; this comes from the coding sequence ATGGATCAAAAACAACGAACGGAAAAAGCCATTGAATTACTGCAGCAACTCATCAGTATACAGTCCTTTTCCTCTGAAGAAGATAAGACAGCAGACACCATTGAAAAGTGGCTCAGCAGCTTCAATATCCCTTTCAAGAGGGTGAAGAACAACGTATATGCGGTTAATAAACACTACGACGACAATAAGCCTAATCTGTTGTTGAATTCGCATCACGATACGGTAAAACCCAACTCAGCCTACACCAAGGACCCATACCTTCCGCATGTGGAGGATGGAAAATTATTTGGTCTTGGGAGTAACGATGCAGGAGGCTGCCTAGTGTCCCTCTTAGCTACTTTTACCCATTTCTATGAGGTAGAAAATTTAAGCCATAACATTATTATTGTGGCTTCCGCAGAGGAGGAAAGCTCTGGACCAAATGGACTTAATAGTATGTTGCCCCTGCTCCCCAAAATTGAGTTGGCCATTGTAGGGGAGCCTACACTAATGCAACTGGCCATTGCGGAAAAAGGTTTGGTAGTGTTTGATGGAAAGGTAAGTGGCACGCCTTCGCATGCAGCTCACCCCAATAACAACAACGCTATTTACAATACCATTGAAGTCCTTCAGTGGTTCAAAAACTATAGTTTCCCGAAAATTTCGGAGGTCTTGGGCGAGGTTAAACTTACGGTCACACAAATAAAGGCCGGCAATCAGCACAATGTAGTACCAGGCCATGTAGACTTGGTAATTGATGTGCGCGTAAACGACTGTTATAGCAATAAGGAGATTGCGGATATCCTGACCAAGGAAGCGCCTTGCGAAATGGTTCCACGTTCTTTGCGATTAAATTCGTCCTCCATAGACAAGGACCACCCTTTGATACAGTCGGGCTTAGCATTGGGAAGGGAAACTTATGGGTCTCCAACACTTTCGGATCAGGCCTGCTTATATTGCCAGTCCCTAAAATTGGGACCTGGGGATAGCACCCGCTCCCATTCTGCGGACGAATTTATCTATATTCGGGAAATAGAGGAGGGCATTGACCTGTATATAAAAATACTGGAAGGCTTTCTGTTGAATAAGTAG